The window AGCTGGGTGTGGACGTCACGCACGCCGGAAAGCCGCATCAGCCGGTGCATGACGAAAGCGTTGAGATCGTCCACCGACGGCACCATCACATGCAGCAGGAAATCGTGATCGCCGGTCATAGTCCAGCAGGACGACACCTCATCCATGCGCTGCACGGCGGCGATGAAGCTTTCCGGCGAGCCGTCGCTGTGGCTGACCAGCCGCACCTGGATGAACACTTCGACCATCAGGCCGACGGCGCGGCGGCTGAGCACAGCGGCAAAGCCCTTGATGAAGCCGGCCTCCTGAAGCGCCTCGAAGCGGCGCGCGCAAGGCGTGGTCGACAGGCCGATCTCCTGCGCCAGCTCCGACACGGGCTTGCGTCCATCACGCTGCAGGGTGTCGAGCATCTTTATCTCGAAATCGTCAAGATGAGGCATTTTCACTCCCGCGAGGCGCCCTCG is drawn from Mesorhizobium sp. B1-1-8 and contains these coding sequences:
- a CDS encoding Lrp/AsnC family transcriptional regulator, yielding MPHLDDFEIKMLDTLQRDGRKPVSELAQEIGLSTTPCARRFEALQEAGFIKGFAAVLSRRAVGLMVEVFIQVRLVSHSDGSPESFIAAVQRMDEVSSCWTMTGDHDFLLHVMVPSVDDLNAFVMHRLMRLSGVRDVHTQLVLQNIKGPGHVPLGHLRR